A single Vicinamibacterales bacterium DNA region contains:
- the rsmH gene encoding 16S rRNA (cytosine(1402)-N(4))-methyltransferase RsmH produces MERALHVPVLLEEVRSLLQPERGGTFVDCTVGLGGHSRMLLEGGATRLIGIDRDTDAIAIARTELESFGDRVTLVHADYREVAGVLDAEGVPEVAGLLADFGVSSMQLDGEGRGFSFKRDEPLDMRMDRSRGETAAELIDRVEETELADAIYRFGEERRSRQVARAIVMARQQSPIETTGRLAEIVRRGVAARGWQRIDPATRTFQALRIWVNRELDELDSFIGRAASRLQVGGRLALISFHSLEDRVVKHTLRDLARGDEAAIKVLTKHPVIAGDAEAAVNPRARSAKLRAAVRIR; encoded by the coding sequence GTGGAACGCGCACTTCACGTTCCCGTTCTGCTCGAGGAGGTGCGGTCGCTGCTCCAGCCGGAGCGCGGCGGCACCTTCGTGGATTGCACCGTGGGCCTGGGCGGCCACTCGCGCATGTTGCTCGAGGGCGGGGCGACGCGGCTGATTGGGATCGATCGCGACACCGACGCGATCGCGATCGCGCGGACGGAGCTCGAATCGTTCGGTGATCGGGTCACGCTCGTGCACGCCGACTACCGCGAGGTCGCCGGCGTGCTGGACGCCGAGGGCGTGCCGGAGGTCGCGGGGCTGCTCGCCGACTTCGGCGTCTCGTCGATGCAGCTGGACGGCGAGGGGCGCGGGTTCAGCTTCAAGCGCGACGAGCCGCTGGACATGCGGATGGACCGCAGCCGCGGCGAGACGGCGGCCGAGCTGATCGACCGGGTCGAGGAAACGGAACTGGCCGACGCCATCTATCGCTTCGGCGAAGAGCGGCGGTCCCGGCAAGTGGCGCGCGCCATCGTCATGGCGCGCCAGCAGTCGCCGATCGAGACGACCGGGCGGCTGGCGGAGATCGTGCGGCGAGGGGTGGCCGCGCGCGGCTGGCAGCGGATCGATCCGGCGACGCGCACGTTCCAGGCGCTGCGCATCTGGGTCAACCGCGAGCTGGATGAACTCGACTCGTTTATCGGCCGGGCCGCCTCGCGGCTGCAGGTCGGCGGGCGGCTGGCGCTGATTTCGTTTCACTCACTGGAAGACCGGGTGGTGAAACACACGCTGCGCGATCTGGCGCGCGGCGACGAGGCGGCCATCAAGGTGCTGACCAAGCACCCGGTGATCGCCGGGGACGCGGAAGCGGCCGTCAACCCGCGGGCCCGGAGCGCGAAGCTCCGTGCCGCAGTACGAATCAGGTAA
- a CDS encoding glycosyltransferase family 2 protein: protein MASPSSVTIVVPAFNERESIGAVVASLRAAAPWHEVLVVDDGSTDGTGQAAEAAGARVVSHPYNKGNGAAVKTAIRATSSEWLTIVDGDGQHRANDVARLVARLGEYDLVIGARSSDTQATAGRRIGNAVLNWLASYLTDRPIPDLTSGFRAGRREYLLEFIHLLPNGFSTPTTTTLAFIKAGYNVAFEPIGALPRIGTSKIRLASDGAKFLLILLKVITIFSPLRIFAPVSAAAFVLGAGYGAWNFAYHDRIPNGAVLLLMFSVIVMLVGLVSEQVASLRFEGRR, encoded by the coding sequence ATGGCCTCGCCAAGCTCCGTCACCATCGTCGTCCCGGCCTTCAACGAGCGCGAGAGCATTGGCGCGGTCGTCGCCAGCCTCCGCGCCGCCGCGCCGTGGCACGAAGTGCTGGTCGTGGACGACGGGTCCACCGATGGCACGGGCCAGGCCGCGGAAGCGGCCGGCGCCCGCGTGGTCTCGCATCCGTACAACAAGGGCAACGGCGCCGCCGTGAAGACGGCGATCCGCGCGACGTCGAGCGAGTGGCTGACGATTGTCGATGGCGACGGCCAGCATCGCGCCAACGACGTGGCGCGCCTGGTGGCGCGGCTCGGCGAGTACGACCTCGTGATCGGCGCGCGTTCGTCCGACACCCAGGCCACGGCGGGACGCCGGATTGGCAACGCCGTCCTGAACTGGCTGGCCAGTTACCTCACCGACCGCCCGATTCCGGATCTGACGTCCGGTTTCCGCGCCGGACGCCGCGAGTACCTGCTCGAGTTCATCCACTTGCTCCCGAACGGCTTCTCGACGCCGACCACGACAACGCTGGCCTTCATCAAGGCCGGTTACAATGTGGCGTTCGAGCCCATTGGGGCCTTGCCGCGGATCGGCACGTCGAAGATCCGGCTGGCGAGCGACGGCGCAAAGTTTCTATTGATCTTGCTCAAAGTCATCACCATCTTCAGTCCTCTGCGGATCTTCGCGCCGGTCAGCGCGGCGGCGTTCGTGCTCGGCGCCGGCTACGGCGCCTGGAACTTCGCCTACCACGACCGCATTCCCAACGGCGCCGTGTTGCTCCTGATGTTCTCGGTGATCGTCATGCTGGTCGGCCTGGTGTCGGAGCAGGTGGCGTCGCTGCGCTTCGAGGGGCGGCGGTAG
- a CDS encoding glycosyltransferase family 2 protein, whose protein sequence is MPGLSVFFPAYNDAGTIASLVISAVQVAGTLTPDFEVMVINDGSQDETPRILDELARVYPDHVRIIHHQKNRGYGGALRSGFAAATKDLVFYTDGDAQYDPSEMVLLWKQMTDEVDWVNGWKISRSDPRHRIIIGRLYHHTVKLLFGLKVRDVDCDFRLMRRRIFDVVRLEKDSGVICLEMMKKFQDAGFRVAETPVHHYHRAYGKSQFFNFPRIFRTGVDVLKLWWLLVIRREHLKARPVTAPAPGAGPRR, encoded by the coding sequence ATGCCCGGCCTGAGCGTGTTCTTTCCGGCCTACAACGATGCCGGCACGATTGCCAGCCTGGTGATCAGCGCCGTGCAGGTGGCGGGCACGCTGACGCCCGACTTCGAAGTCATGGTCATCAACGACGGCAGCCAGGACGAGACGCCGCGCATTCTCGACGAGCTGGCGCGGGTGTATCCCGACCACGTCCGCATCATCCACCACCAGAAGAACCGCGGCTACGGCGGCGCCTTGCGATCCGGGTTTGCCGCCGCCACCAAGGACCTGGTGTTCTACACCGACGGCGACGCCCAGTACGACCCGTCGGAAATGGTCCTGCTCTGGAAGCAGATGACCGACGAGGTGGATTGGGTGAACGGCTGGAAGATCAGCCGGTCGGATCCGAGGCACCGCATCATTATCGGCCGCCTCTACCACCACACCGTGAAGCTGCTGTTTGGCCTGAAGGTCCGCGACGTCGATTGCGACTTCCGGCTGATGCGGCGGCGGATCTTCGACGTGGTCCGACTCGAGAAAGACAGCGGCGTGATCTGCCTGGAGATGATGAAGAAGTTCCAGGACGCGGGCTTCCGCGTCGCCGAAACGCCGGTCCACCATTACCACCGCGCCTACGGCAAGTCGCAGTTCTTCAACTTCCCCCGCATCTTCCGCACCGGCGTCGATGTGCTCAAGCTGTGGTGGCTGCTCGTGATCCGCCGCGAGCACCTCAAGGCGAGGCCGGTTACCGCGCCGGCGCCCGGCGCGGGGCCTCGGCGATGA
- a CDS encoding NAD-dependent epimerase/dehydratase family protein, whose amino-acid sequence MAARDPPRAPQGEAGYRAGARRGASAMTNAAFYQGRRVMITGGLGFIGSNLAHRLAGLGADVLLVDSLIPDYGGNLFNISGIESRVRVNVADVRQASTMNYLVQDREVIFNLAGQVSHIDSMRDPHTDLEINCRSQLTLLEACRHHNPKAKVVYASTRQIYGRPDALPVTERQLVRPTDVNGVNKAAGEYYHLVYNNVFGVRACALRLTNVYGPRQLLRHNRQGFIGWFIRLVLEDREIEVFGDGSQVRDFVYVDDAVEAFLAAGASDAVNGEAFNVGGDEHITHRDLVALLVELAGRGRYKFIDWPAEKKAIDIGSFYADSSLFMTRTGWAPTVPLREGFTRTLDYYREHLAKYVDERPV is encoded by the coding sequence GTGGCTGCTCGTGATCCGCCGCGAGCACCTCAAGGCGAGGCCGGTTACCGCGCCGGCGCCCGGCGCGGGGCCTCGGCGATGACCAACGCGGCGTTCTACCAGGGCCGGCGCGTGATGATCACCGGCGGCCTCGGGTTCATCGGCAGCAACCTCGCGCACCGGCTGGCCGGGCTCGGCGCCGACGTGCTGCTGGTCGATTCGCTGATCCCCGACTACGGCGGCAACCTCTTCAACATCAGCGGCATCGAATCCCGCGTGCGCGTCAACGTCGCCGACGTGCGGCAGGCCAGCACGATGAACTACCTGGTGCAGGACCGCGAGGTGATCTTCAACCTCGCCGGCCAGGTGAGCCACATCGACAGCATGCGGGATCCGCACACCGACCTCGAGATCAACTGCCGCAGCCAGCTGACGCTGCTCGAAGCGTGCCGGCACCACAACCCCAAGGCGAAGGTCGTCTACGCCAGCACGCGGCAGATCTACGGGCGGCCCGACGCGCTGCCGGTGACCGAACGCCAACTGGTGCGGCCGACCGACGTCAACGGCGTCAACAAGGCGGCCGGCGAGTACTACCACCTGGTTTACAACAACGTGTTCGGCGTGCGCGCCTGCGCGCTGCGGCTCACCAACGTGTACGGGCCGCGGCAGTTGCTGCGTCACAACCGCCAGGGCTTCATCGGCTGGTTCATCCGCCTGGTGCTCGAAGACCGCGAGATCGAGGTCTTCGGCGACGGCTCGCAGGTCCGCGACTTCGTCTACGTCGATGACGCGGTCGAGGCGTTCCTGGCCGCGGGCGCCAGCGACGCGGTGAACGGCGAGGCGTTCAACGTCGGCGGCGATGAACACATCACCCACCGTGACCTGGTGGCCCTGCTCGTCGAACTGGCCGGACGGGGCCGCTACAAGTTCATCGACTGGCCGGCGGAAAAGAAGGCGATCGACATCGGCAGCTTCTACGCCGACTCGTCGCTGTTCATGACGCGCACCGGATGGGCGCCGACGGTGCCGCTGCGCGAAGGTTTCACGCGCACGCTGGATTACTACCGCGAACACCTCGCCAAATATGTCGATGAGCGTCCCGTTTAA
- a CDS encoding cell division protein FtsL — protein MDKAGTFEYEIRKDFRNNQIVREVDERRQRDLWMTLGVGVALVGVLLFSAWQHFELLRHGYRLEQMQRDRAAENDINRHLRLEMETLRAPQRIEKLAIERLGMVSPGAAEAVVLERVAPQAAPAKSVVASR, from the coding sequence ATGGACAAAGCAGGAACCTTCGAATACGAAATTCGCAAGGACTTCCGCAATAACCAGATCGTGCGGGAGGTGGACGAGCGCCGCCAGCGCGACCTGTGGATGACGCTCGGCGTTGGCGTCGCCCTTGTCGGGGTGCTGCTGTTCTCGGCGTGGCAGCACTTCGAGCTGCTGCGCCATGGCTACAGGCTCGAGCAGATGCAGCGCGACCGCGCGGCGGAGAACGACATCAACCGCCACCTGCGCCTCGAAATGGAAACGCTGCGCGCTCCCCAGCGCATCGAGAAGCTCGCGATCGAGCGGCTCGGCATGGTGAGCCCCGGCGCGGCTGAAGCCGTCGTGCTCGAACGCGTGGCGCCGCAGGCGGCGCCCGCCAAGTCCGTCGTCGCGAGCCGGTAA
- a CDS encoding polyprenol monophosphomannose synthase, which produces MKTLVLVPTYNERENLPILVKDILEVPGTEVMVLDDQSPDGTGAVADALTVQYPGRVRVLHRTGPRGLGVSYLEGFRHAIAGDADLVCQMDADLSHDPKYLPAMIAEAEAGADLVIGSRYLNGISVVNWPLRRIILSSFANFYIRTVTGLGLRDITTGYRCWRRRSLARLPLDKIVSEGYAFLLDVTFMAADAGLSIVESPIIFVERRQGASKLSSGVLLESLITPWKLVLRHGRIRPRQPGGSK; this is translated from the coding sequence ATGAAGACGCTGGTCCTGGTCCCGACCTACAACGAGCGGGAGAACCTGCCCATTCTCGTCAAGGACATCCTCGAGGTGCCCGGCACCGAGGTGATGGTGCTGGACGATCAGTCACCCGACGGCACCGGCGCGGTCGCCGATGCGCTCACCGTCCAGTATCCCGGCCGTGTGCGCGTGCTCCATCGCACCGGCCCGCGGGGCCTGGGGGTGTCGTACCTCGAAGGCTTCCGCCACGCCATTGCCGGTGATGCCGACCTGGTGTGCCAGATGGACGCCGACCTGTCGCATGATCCGAAGTACCTGCCGGCGATGATCGCCGAAGCCGAGGCAGGCGCGGACCTCGTCATCGGGTCGCGATACCTGAACGGCATCAGCGTCGTGAACTGGCCGCTGCGCCGGATCATCCTCAGCTCGTTCGCGAACTTTTACATCCGCACGGTCACCGGTCTCGGCTTGCGCGACATCACCACCGGCTACCGCTGCTGGCGGCGGCGGTCGCTCGCCCGGCTGCCGCTCGACAAGATCGTGTCCGAAGGCTACGCCTTCCTGCTCGACGTGACGTTCATGGCCGCCGACGCCGGCCTCAGCATCGTCGAGTCGCCGATCATCTTCGTGGAGCGGCGGCAGGGCGCGTCGAAGCTGTCGAGCGGCGTGCTGCTCGAATCCCTGATCACGCCCTGGAAGCTCGTGCTGCGCCACGGCCGGATCCGGCCGCGGCAGCCGGGAGGATCGAAGTAA